From Variovorax sp. PMC12, the proteins below share one genomic window:
- a CDS encoding electron transfer flavoprotein-ubiquinone oxidoreductase: MTHDEILAQFGPREAMEYDVVVVGGGPAGLSTAIRLKQLAAQQEKEISVVVLEKGSEPGAHILSGAIMDPRALNELLPDWKELGAPLNQPVTDDAMVFLGEKGSLRTPNAFLPACFQNHGNYIISLGAFTKWLAQQAENLGVEIFPGFPAAEVLYNEDGSVRGVATGNMGVGKDGEPTENFQLGMELLGKYTVFAEGARGHLGRQLIAKYKLDAGKDPQTYGLGVKEVWEIDPKRHQPGFVLHTAGWPMKSDTYGGAFLYHMEDNKVTMGFITGLDYSNPYLSPFEEMQRWKLHPNIRWYLEGDEAKGIKPAKRIGYGARAITAGGLMSLPKTVFPGGALVGCEAGYLNVSRIKGSHAAIKTGMLCAEAAFEAVQAGRQHDELTAYPEAFEKSWLHAELKKARNFKAWFKKGLGVATLMNGIEQWLLKGNIPWTLRRNKADHLYLKPASECKPIVYPKPDGKLTFDRLSSVFISNTNHEEQQPAHLTLKDPTVPVNINLEKFAGPESRYCPAGVYEFVGTEDGKQRLQINAQNCVHCKTCDIKDPTQNIVWVTPEGGGGPNYVGM, from the coding sequence ATGACCCACGACGAAATCCTCGCCCAGTTCGGCCCTCGCGAAGCCATGGAATACGACGTGGTCGTGGTCGGTGGCGGCCCGGCCGGCCTCTCGACCGCGATCCGGCTCAAGCAGCTCGCCGCGCAGCAGGAGAAAGAGATCTCGGTCGTAGTGCTCGAGAAGGGCTCGGAGCCCGGCGCGCACATCCTGTCGGGCGCCATCATGGACCCGCGCGCGCTCAACGAGCTGCTGCCCGACTGGAAGGAACTGGGCGCCCCGCTGAACCAGCCCGTCACCGACGACGCGATGGTGTTCCTGGGCGAAAAGGGCAGCCTGCGCACGCCCAACGCGTTCCTGCCGGCGTGCTTCCAGAACCACGGCAACTACATCATCAGCCTGGGTGCGTTCACCAAGTGGCTGGCGCAGCAGGCCGAGAACCTGGGCGTGGAAATCTTCCCCGGCTTCCCTGCGGCCGAGGTGCTCTACAACGAAGACGGCTCGGTGCGCGGCGTGGCCACCGGCAACATGGGCGTCGGCAAGGACGGCGAGCCCACCGAGAACTTCCAGCTCGGCATGGAGCTGCTGGGCAAATACACCGTGTTCGCCGAAGGCGCGCGCGGCCACCTGGGCCGCCAGCTCATCGCCAAGTACAAGCTCGACGCCGGCAAGGACCCGCAGACCTACGGCCTGGGCGTGAAGGAAGTCTGGGAGATCGACCCCAAGCGCCACCAGCCCGGCTTCGTGCTGCACACCGCCGGCTGGCCCATGAAGAGCGACACCTATGGCGGCGCCTTCCTCTATCACATGGAGGACAACAAGGTCACCATGGGCTTCATCACCGGCCTGGACTACAGCAACCCCTACCTGAGCCCGTTCGAGGAAATGCAGCGCTGGAAGCTGCACCCCAACATCCGCTGGTACCTGGAAGGCGACGAGGCCAAGGGCATCAAGCCCGCCAAGCGCATCGGCTACGGCGCGCGCGCCATCACGGCCGGCGGCCTGATGTCGCTGCCCAAGACCGTGTTCCCCGGCGGCGCGCTGGTCGGCTGCGAGGCCGGCTACCTCAACGTGAGCCGCATCAAGGGCAGCCACGCCGCCATCAAGACCGGCATGCTCTGCGCCGAAGCCGCCTTCGAGGCGGTGCAGGCCGGCCGCCAGCACGACGAACTCACCGCCTACCCCGAAGCCTTCGAGAAGAGCTGGCTGCACGCGGAGCTGAAGAAGGCGCGCAACTTCAAGGCATGGTTCAAGAAGGGCCTGGGCGTGGCGACGCTCATGAACGGCATCGAACAATGGCTGCTGAAGGGCAACATTCCGTGGACGCTGCGCCGCAACAAGGCCGACCACCTGTACCTGAAGCCCGCCTCGGAGTGCAAGCCCATCGTCTATCCCAAGCCCGACGGCAAGCTCACCTTCGACCGGCTCTCCAGCGTGTTCATCAGCAACACCAACCATGAAGAGCAGCAGCCGGCCCACCTGACGTTGAAAGACCCGACGGTGCCGGTGAACATCAACCTCGAGAAGTTCGCCGGCCCCGAAAGCCGCTACTGCCCGGCCGGCGTGTACGAGTTCGTGGGCACCGAAGACGGCAAGCAGCGCCTGCAGATCAACGCGCAGAACTGCGTGCACTGCAAGACCTGCGACATCAAGGACCCGACGCAGAACATCGTCTGGGTCACGCCTGAAGGCGGCGGCGGGCCGAACTACGTCGGCATGTAA
- a CDS encoding SDR family oxidoreductase, which produces MAYSIDLSGRVAFVTGASSGLGAQFAKTLARAGAAVVLASRRIEKLKELRARIEGEGGDAHVVELDVTDIGSIKAAVARAETEVGAIDILVNNSGVSTTQRLQDVTPDDYDYIFDTNVKGSFFVAQEVGKRMLARATGTAPGTYIGGRIINIASAAALKVMPQIGTYCMSKAAVVQMTKAMALEWGRFGINVNALCPGYITTELNEEHWTTEGGAKLVNMLPRKRVGKPEDLDGLIVLLASGQSHFVNGAVIAADDGFAL; this is translated from the coding sequence ATGGCTTACAGCATCGATCTCTCGGGCCGCGTTGCCTTCGTCACCGGCGCCTCCAGCGGGCTTGGCGCCCAGTTCGCAAAAACGCTGGCGCGCGCGGGTGCCGCGGTGGTTCTCGCAAGCCGCCGCATCGAGAAGCTCAAGGAACTGCGCGCGCGCATCGAAGGCGAGGGCGGCGACGCCCACGTGGTCGAGCTCGACGTGACCGACATCGGCAGCATCAAGGCCGCCGTCGCGCGCGCCGAGACCGAGGTCGGGGCCATCGACATCCTGGTCAACAACTCGGGCGTGAGCACCACCCAGCGCCTGCAGGACGTGACGCCCGACGACTACGACTACATCTTCGACACCAACGTCAAGGGCTCGTTCTTCGTCGCCCAGGAAGTGGGCAAGCGCATGCTGGCGCGCGCCACGGGCACGGCGCCGGGCACCTACATCGGCGGGCGCATCATCAACATCGCGTCGGCGGCGGCGCTGAAGGTCATGCCGCAGATCGGCACCTACTGCATGAGCAAGGCCGCCGTGGTGCAGATGACCAAGGCCATGGCGCTGGAGTGGGGCCGCTTCGGCATCAACGTGAACGCGCTGTGCCCCGGCTACATCACCACCGAGCTCAACGAGGAGCACTGGACCACCGAAGGCGGCGCCAAGCTGGTCAACATGCTGCCGCGCAAGCGCGTGGGCAAGCCCGAAGACCTGGACGGCCTGATCGTGCTGCTGGCCAGCGGCCAGAGCCATTTCGTGAACGGCGCCGTCATCGCGGCCGACGACGGGTTCGCGCTCTGA
- a CDS encoding AraC family transcriptional regulator, translating into MDKAINLRPEEGESTPRAVAVLATDPAGDAFIPPHAHRRGQLIHAISGVMLVSAAAGSWVVPTGRGVWVPAGMEHQIRMAGEVKMRTVFVEPGTRADLGAECRVIHVGALLRELIVTAVALPLDYAPGGRDERVMELILDEIEAAPALSLHVPMPRHARLAVLCEELVRDPSLPATLDDWALRLHMNTRTLARLFQRETGMNFGAWCRQARLLLSLPRLAAGASILEVALAHGYESPSAFTAMFRRTLGVPPSVYLRRDYLA; encoded by the coding sequence ATGGACAAAGCAATCAACCTGCGGCCTGAAGAGGGCGAGTCGACCCCGCGCGCCGTGGCGGTGCTGGCCACCGACCCCGCCGGCGACGCTTTCATACCGCCGCATGCGCACCGGCGCGGCCAGTTGATCCATGCGATCTCTGGCGTGATGCTGGTGAGCGCCGCGGCCGGCAGCTGGGTGGTGCCGACCGGGCGCGGGGTGTGGGTGCCGGCCGGCATGGAACACCAGATCCGCATGGCCGGCGAGGTGAAGATGCGCACCGTGTTCGTCGAGCCCGGCACGCGCGCCGACCTGGGCGCCGAATGCCGCGTGATCCATGTCGGCGCGCTGCTGAGGGAGCTGATCGTCACCGCCGTGGCGCTGCCGCTGGACTACGCGCCGGGCGGCCGCGACGAGCGGGTGATGGAGCTGATCCTCGACGAGATCGAGGCGGCCCCCGCGCTCTCGCTGCACGTGCCGATGCCGCGCCATGCGCGCCTGGCCGTGCTGTGCGAGGAGCTGGTGCGCGACCCTTCGTTGCCCGCCACGCTGGACGACTGGGCGCTGCGCCTGCACATGAACACCCGCACGCTCGCGCGCCTGTTCCAGCGCGAGACGGGCATGAACTTCGGCGCGTGGTGCCGGCAGGCGCGGCTGCTGCTGAGCCTGCCGCGGCTGGCGGCGGGCGCGTCGATCCTGGAGGTGGCGCTGGCGCACGGCTACGAGAGCCCGAGCGCCTTCACCGCGATGTTCCGGCGCACGCTGGGCGTGCCGCCCAGCGTGTACCTGCGCCGCGACTACCTGGCGTAG
- a CDS encoding TRAP transporter large permease — protein sequence MSVVMVATMVLCFALSVSVAVSIGLASILGIQVTNANMLISVKEMFNSINKFPLAAIPFFILAGNLMETGGISRRLVEFAKSIVGGVQGGLPMTCVLTCMIFAAVSGSSVATTFAIGAILIPALIKHGYPTSYAAALQATSAELGVIIPPSIPMILYGVSAEVSIGELFIAGFGPGILISLALMLFVWVYCKWKGWGKTDGEGRMPFGRALWQAGWALLMPVIILGGIYGGVFTPTEASAVAVFYALVVGMVIYREIKLKDLYAILRKSVMSSAVIMFIIANAGLFAFLITRAGVPDAIGHWLQEVLQSPAMFLLGVNAALFVIGMFIETSAAIIVLAPILAPVAVHFGIDPVHFGLVMVVNLALGMITPPFGVNLFAACTVARISLDRIVRHLVPFVLVIMACLMVITYVPWISLALRDLVYAR from the coding sequence ATGAGTGTGGTGATGGTTGCGACGATGGTGCTTTGCTTTGCACTGTCGGTATCGGTGGCGGTGTCCATCGGGCTGGCGTCGATCCTGGGCATCCAGGTGACGAACGCCAACATGCTGATCTCCGTGAAGGAGATGTTCAACTCGATCAACAAGTTTCCGCTGGCGGCCATTCCGTTCTTCATCCTGGCCGGCAACCTGATGGAAACCGGCGGCATCTCGCGCCGGCTGGTCGAATTTGCCAAGAGCATCGTGGGCGGCGTGCAGGGCGGCCTGCCGATGACCTGCGTGCTCACCTGCATGATCTTCGCCGCGGTGTCGGGCTCGTCGGTGGCCACCACCTTCGCGATCGGCGCCATCCTGATCCCGGCGCTCATCAAGCACGGCTACCCCACTTCCTACGCTGCGGCCCTGCAAGCCACCAGCGCGGAACTGGGCGTGATCATTCCGCCGTCGATCCCGATGATCCTGTACGGCGTGAGCGCCGAAGTGTCCATCGGCGAGCTGTTCATCGCGGGCTTCGGCCCCGGCATCCTGATCAGCCTGGCGCTCATGCTGTTCGTGTGGGTCTACTGCAAGTGGAAGGGCTGGGGCAAGACCGACGGCGAAGGCCGCATGCCCTTCGGCCGGGCCCTCTGGCAGGCCGGCTGGGCGCTGCTGATGCCGGTGATCATCCTCGGCGGCATCTACGGCGGCGTCTTCACGCCCACGGAAGCCTCGGCGGTCGCGGTGTTCTATGCGCTGGTGGTGGGCATGGTGATCTACCGCGAGATCAAGCTGAAGGACCTGTACGCCATCCTGCGCAAGTCGGTGATGTCTTCGGCGGTGATCATGTTCATCATCGCCAACGCGGGGCTGTTCGCGTTCCTCATCACCCGCGCGGGCGTGCCCGACGCCATCGGCCACTGGCTGCAGGAGGTGCTGCAGTCGCCGGCGATGTTCCTGCTGGGCGTGAACGCGGCGCTGTTCGTGATCGGCATGTTCATCGAGACCAGCGCCGCGATCATCGTGCTGGCGCCGATCCTGGCGCCGGTGGCGGTGCACTTCGGCATCGACCCGGTGCACTTCGGGCTGGTCATGGTGGTGAACCTGGCCCTGGGCATGATCACGCCGCCCTTCGGCGTGAACCTGTTCGCGGCCTGCACCGTGGCGCGAATATCGCTGGACCGCATCGTGCGGCACCTGGTGCCCTTCGTGCTGGTGATCATGGCGTGCCTGATGGTGATCACCTACGTGCCCTGGATCTCGCTGGCGCTGCGCGACCTGGTCTACGCCAGGTAG
- a CDS encoding TRAP transporter small permease: MKEKFLGIERWTTGFSMLMACAMLVVASALGVFQIVTRFVLEQPAEWSEILIRVSLIWMVFMGIPMAFRQGAMVSVDVLYRWSPPRMRRVLDAVVSVAALVLMLIVLWWGWDYAMRGRVQSMAGLESISMVWSYLALPVGSLFCLFGIVGNFLDPKRLELETAQ, encoded by the coding sequence GTGAAAGAAAAATTCCTGGGCATCGAGCGCTGGACCACCGGCTTCTCGATGCTGATGGCCTGCGCGATGCTGGTCGTCGCGTCGGCCCTGGGCGTGTTCCAGATCGTCACCCGTTTCGTGCTGGAGCAGCCGGCCGAATGGAGCGAGATCCTGATCCGCGTGAGCCTCATCTGGATGGTGTTCATGGGCATCCCGATGGCGTTCAGACAGGGCGCGATGGTGAGCGTGGACGTTCTCTACCGCTGGAGCCCGCCGCGCATGCGCCGCGTGCTCGACGCGGTGGTGAGCGTCGCCGCGCTGGTGCTGATGCTGATCGTGCTGTGGTGGGGCTGGGACTACGCCATGCGCGGACGCGTGCAGTCGATGGCCGGCCTCGAGAGCATCTCGATGGTGTGGTCCTACCTGGCGCTGCCCGTGGGCTCGCTGTTCTGCCTGTTCGGCATCGTCGGCAATTTTCTCGACCCAAAGCGGCTCGAACTGGAGACCGCGCAATGA
- a CDS encoding DMT family transporter, with protein MFVAPRMVGHFGMVDITAARFLVFGAVSGLAVFARPAAVRWPTGRQALAALALSVLGFSGYYLLLAFGIEAAGTEVPSLIIGTIPVWMMLLGRPAGLRLTALLPGLALTGAGIALMIWGAWSAQHGAGAASGARFGLGIALALCAMVSWTVYGLLNAAWLQRHTELNATDWANWLGVATGLGALALWLAAGSDVATLRARPDGMLFVWLALVSGFGSSWLATVLWNIASQRLSASLCGQLIVSETLFALLYSFVWDGRWPQATEWTAALLFVLGILASIKAHR; from the coding sequence GTGTTCGTGGCGCCGCGCATGGTGGGGCACTTCGGCATGGTCGACATCACCGCCGCGCGCTTCCTGGTGTTCGGTGCCGTCTCGGGGCTCGCCGTGTTCGCGCGGCCGGCGGCCGTGCGCTGGCCCACCGGCCGGCAGGCGCTGGCGGCTCTCGCGCTCAGCGTGCTGGGCTTCAGCGGCTACTACCTGCTGCTGGCCTTCGGCATCGAGGCTGCGGGCACCGAGGTGCCGAGCCTCATCATCGGCACGATCCCGGTCTGGATGATGCTGCTGGGCAGGCCGGCGGGCCTTCGCCTGACCGCGCTGCTGCCGGGGCTGGCGCTCACCGGCGCGGGCATCGCGCTGATGATCTGGGGCGCATGGTCGGCGCAGCATGGCGCGGGCGCTGCAAGCGGCGCGCGCTTCGGCCTGGGCATCGCGCTGGCGCTGTGCGCGATGGTGAGCTGGACGGTCTACGGCCTGCTCAATGCAGCCTGGCTGCAGCGCCACACCGAACTCAATGCGACCGACTGGGCGAATTGGCTCGGCGTGGCGACCGGGTTGGGTGCGTTGGCGCTGTGGCTGGCCGCGGGCAGCGATGTGGCCACGCTGCGGGCGCGGCCCGACGGCATGCTCTTCGTCTGGCTCGCGCTGGTCAGCGGCTTCGGCTCGTCGTGGCTGGCCACCGTTCTCTGGAACATCGCGAGCCAGCGGCTCTCCGCGAGCCTGTGCGGCCAGCTGATCGTGAGCGAGACGCTGTTCGCGCTGCTCTATTCCTTCGTCTGGGACGGCCGCTGGCCGCAGGCCACCGAGTGGACCGCGGCATTGCTGTTCGTGCTGGGCATCCTCGCATCCATCAAGGCGCACCGATGA
- the denD gene encoding D-erythronate dehydrogenase, protein MQIVITGGAGFLGARLARTLLKQGSLSLAGAPPRTIERITLVDRAAPPADLASDARITAVTGDLNAQLAADAYAGFWREADAIFHLAAAVSGECEADFDLGMRSNFAATHALLEKVRALGTKPVLVFSSSLAVFGDSPEQPLPKVIEDHTLPTPQTSYGIQKFIGEQLMADYTRKGFVRGRSVRLMTVSVRPGRPNGAASGFFSGMIREPLAGLRAACPVPDSTPVAVASPARTIEGIVRAAEATDAEWGPRTALNLPSLATTVGEMALALERVAGKAAIALLDRTPDPAIQRIVKTWPGHFETVRAKALGLLPDESFEAVIREYVRENPDAVKLPVVA, encoded by the coding sequence ATGCAGATCGTCATCACCGGCGGCGCCGGCTTTCTGGGCGCACGCCTCGCACGCACGCTGTTGAAGCAAGGCAGCCTTTCGCTGGCCGGCGCACCGCCCCGCACCATCGAACGCATCACGCTGGTCGACCGCGCCGCCCCGCCGGCCGACCTCGCATCCGATGCGCGCATCACCGCCGTCACCGGTGACCTGAACGCGCAGCTCGCAGCCGATGCCTACGCCGGGTTCTGGCGCGAAGCCGACGCCATCTTCCACCTGGCCGCCGCCGTCAGCGGCGAATGCGAGGCCGATTTCGACCTCGGCATGCGCAGCAACTTCGCGGCCACGCATGCGCTGCTCGAAAAGGTACGCGCGCTCGGCACGAAGCCCGTGCTGGTGTTCTCCAGCTCGCTCGCCGTGTTCGGCGACTCGCCCGAGCAGCCGTTGCCCAAGGTCATCGAAGACCACACGCTGCCGACGCCCCAGACCAGCTACGGCATCCAGAAATTCATCGGTGAACAGCTGATGGCCGACTACACGCGCAAGGGTTTCGTGCGCGGGCGCAGCGTGCGGCTCATGACGGTGAGCGTGCGGCCGGGCAGGCCGAACGGCGCGGCTTCGGGTTTCTTCAGCGGCATGATCCGCGAGCCGCTGGCCGGGCTGCGCGCCGCCTGTCCGGTGCCGGACTCGACGCCTGTGGCCGTCGCGTCACCGGCGCGAACCATCGAGGGCATCGTGCGCGCCGCCGAAGCAACCGACGCCGAATGGGGCCCGCGCACCGCGCTCAACCTGCCCTCGCTCGCCACCACGGTCGGCGAAATGGCACTGGCGCTCGAGCGCGTGGCCGGCAAGGCAGCCATCGCCCTGCTCGACCGCACGCCCGACCCGGCGATCCAGCGCATCGTGAAGACCTGGCCCGGGCACTTCGAGACGGTGCGCGCGAAGGCCTTGGGGCTCTTGCCCGACGAGAGCTTCGAGGCCGTCATTCGCGAGTACGTCCGTGAAAATCCCGACGCGGTAAAGCTCCCGGTTGTTGCATAG
- a CDS encoding MFS transporter produces the protein MNKRRLGLLTGTHAVNDLYQGLVPALLPFMVLERGYSYTAVAGLMLAATGLSSVVQPLFGLYADRHPRGWLVPTGFMVAALGVVLAGLSHSYLLTWIAMVLCGLGIAAYHPPATVAARAAGGASQKAMSVFSVGGTIGASFAPVLAAAVVSGGSLSRSYLLGVPALAMGVVWMAANAGSGAASAATAAAARKAGAEVLKPHNDWRAFSLLVATIIGWSIPYVTVLSMLSLRITRDLHGTAFQGAAALTSFTAAGAVGTLLGGWLGDRIGRMGTIRAGYLLALPSLAGLVLAPDAGWALACTALLGMCMFLPFAAQVTLAQDYLPRNPATASGITLGLALSVGGLVSPLFGMLSDARGLGVTLTTVLCVLCVATVLALRLRNRSMQAMPAEVERAAA, from the coding sequence ATGAACAAGCGCCGACTCGGGTTGCTCACCGGCACCCATGCCGTCAATGACCTCTACCAGGGCCTCGTGCCCGCACTGCTGCCGTTCATGGTGCTGGAGCGCGGCTACAGCTACACCGCCGTGGCGGGCCTGATGCTCGCGGCCACCGGGCTGTCGAGCGTGGTGCAGCCGCTGTTCGGCCTGTACGCAGACCGCCATCCGCGCGGTTGGCTGGTGCCCACCGGCTTCATGGTGGCCGCGCTTGGCGTGGTGCTGGCAGGCTTGAGCCACAGCTACCTTCTGACCTGGATCGCGATGGTGCTGTGCGGGCTGGGCATTGCGGCCTACCACCCGCCCGCCACCGTGGCGGCGCGCGCGGCCGGCGGCGCGTCGCAAAAGGCGATGAGCGTGTTCTCAGTGGGCGGGACCATCGGCGCGTCTTTCGCGCCGGTGCTGGCGGCCGCCGTGGTCAGCGGGGGCAGCCTGTCGCGCAGCTACCTGCTGGGCGTGCCGGCACTGGCGATGGGCGTCGTGTGGATGGCCGCCAATGCCGGCAGCGGCGCGGCCTCCGCCGCCACGGCGGCCGCTGCGCGCAAGGCAGGCGCCGAAGTGCTGAAGCCCCACAACGACTGGCGCGCCTTCAGCCTGCTGGTCGCGACCATCATCGGCTGGTCGATCCCTTACGTGACGGTGCTGTCGATGCTGTCGCTGCGCATCACGCGCGACCTGCACGGCACCGCCTTCCAGGGCGCCGCGGCGCTGACCTCGTTCACCGCCGCGGGCGCTGTGGGCACGCTGCTCGGCGGCTGGCTGGGCGACCGCATCGGCCGCATGGGCACGATCCGCGCCGGCTACCTGCTCGCGCTGCCGTCGCTCGCGGGCCTGGTGCTCGCGCCAGATGCCGGCTGGGCGCTGGCCTGCACCGCGCTGCTCGGCATGTGCATGTTCCTGCCCTTCGCCGCGCAGGTGACGCTGGCGCAGGACTACCTGCCGCGCAACCCGGCCACGGCCAGCGGCATCACGCTGGGGCTGGCGCTGTCGGTGGGCGGCCTGGTGTCGCCGCTGTTCGGCATGCTGTCCGATGCGCGCGGCCTCGGCGTCACGCTCACGACGGTGCTGTGCGTGCTTTGCGTCGCGACGGTGCTGGCCTTGAGGCTGCGCAACCGGTCGATGCAGGCGATGCCGGCCGAGGTGGAGCGAGCGGCGGCCTGA
- a CDS encoding TRAP transporter substrate-binding protein, giving the protein MKFGPIAAACLSLALSSVAFAQTTMKISISTAQNSHQGVAIDTFAKEVEKRTGGRYKVQTFYNGSLGGERESIEAVQLGTQELAFSSTGPVPNFVPETKILDVPFLFRDKAHARAVLDGPIGQEMLTKFDAKGFKALAWAENGFRHMTNSKRDVKAPEDLKGLKMRTMENPVHIAAYKGFGIITTPMAFPEVFTALQQGTVDGQENPLPVIISAKFDQVQKHLSLTGHVYSPCIFVMNKATFDKLSAADKQAFLDAAKEGTKANRARVDEDDAKGVADLRAKGMTVIDNVDKAKFVAALAPVNAQFEKDFGKANLDKIRDYK; this is encoded by the coding sequence ATGAAATTCGGCCCCATTGCCGCCGCCTGCCTTTCGCTCGCCCTGAGCTCGGTCGCCTTTGCACAGACGACCATGAAGATCAGCATTTCGACTGCGCAGAACTCGCACCAGGGCGTCGCCATCGACACCTTCGCCAAGGAAGTCGAGAAGCGCACGGGAGGCCGCTACAAGGTGCAGACCTTCTACAACGGCTCGCTCGGCGGCGAGCGCGAGTCGATCGAGGCGGTGCAGCTGGGCACGCAGGAACTCGCGTTCTCCTCGACCGGCCCGGTGCCCAACTTCGTGCCCGAGACCAAGATCCTCGACGTGCCCTTCCTGTTCCGCGACAAGGCCCACGCGCGTGCCGTGCTCGACGGCCCGATCGGCCAGGAGATGCTGACCAAGTTCGACGCCAAGGGCTTCAAGGCGCTGGCGTGGGCCGAGAACGGCTTTCGCCACATGACCAACAGCAAGCGCGACGTGAAGGCCCCCGAGGACCTCAAGGGCCTGAAGATGCGCACGATGGAAAACCCGGTGCACATCGCGGCCTACAAGGGCTTCGGCATCATCACCACGCCGATGGCCTTCCCTGAGGTGTTCACCGCGCTGCAGCAAGGCACGGTCGACGGCCAGGAGAACCCGCTGCCGGTCATCATCTCGGCCAAGTTCGACCAGGTGCAAAAGCACCTGTCGCTCACGGGCCACGTCTACTCGCCCTGCATCTTCGTGATGAACAAGGCGACCTTCGACAAGCTCAGCGCGGCCGACAAGCAGGCCTTCCTCGACGCTGCCAAGGAAGGCACCAAGGCCAACCGCGCGCGCGTGGACGAAGACGACGCCAAGGGCGTGGCCGACCTGCGTGCCAAGGGCATGACGGTGATCGACAACGTCGACAAGGCCAAGTTCGTCGCCGCGCTCGCGCCGGTCAATGCCCAGTTCGAGAAAGACTTCGGCAAGGCCAATCTCGACAAGATCCGCGACTACAAGTGA